In the Catenovulum adriaticum genome, ACCACTTGGTTAACGAGATAACTCAGTTATTAGCACTACAAGATGAGCGAGAGTTTAAAATTAAACGTCGACTTGCTGCACTATTTAATCAATGGACCCAACAAATCAAGTTAACGACCGATACACAAGACGCCGAGGTTTGCATATGATCTTGTCTCTTTGCACTATCTCATTTCGCCATCAACTGATTTCGATTGACCAGCTAGCAAAATGGGCACAAGCAAACCACTTTCAAGGGATTGAGCTTTGGGGTATACATGCTAAAAATTTAGCTAGTCAGCCTCATTACAATAAAAATTGGCTCGCCGAGTTTGATTTAAAAGCCACTATGCTGAGTGATTATTTACCGCTACAAGCAAGCGAGTCAGAGCTAAAAGAGCAAGTTGAATTATTTTGTCGGCTAGCAAAACACTGGGGAAGCAAAAAAGTTAGAACCTTTGCAGGTAAACAAGGTAGCGCCGACACAACTCAAGCTGACTTTATCCAACTAGCAAATCGGCTAAAAAAAGTATGTGATTGGATGACGCCACATGGACTGAGTTTAATCATTGAAACACATCCAAATACCTATGCTGATACAGTCACATCAACTGAGCAATTATTTGAACAGGTTGCCCGTGATAATCTTAAACTCAATTTTGATGTATTGCATGTGTGGGAATCAAAAGCGCAAATCATTCCAGCATTTGAACGCTTAAAACCAGTCATTAATCACTTTCATCTTAAAAATATTAGCTCGGCTAAATTACTGGATGTGTTCTCTCCTAGTACGGTTTATTCAGCTTCGGGGTCACGTAAAGGTATAGTGCCTTTATTTGATGGGGCGGTTAATTACGCTGAATTTCTTGATTACGTCAACACACATCCAGATGAAAATGTTCGTGATATGGAAGCTTCGTTAGAATGGTTTGGCGATCAATGTAAAACCGTTTTAAACCGCGACAGATATTTAATTCAACGCTTGCAGCAAACCAATGAACATGCAAAACGCTTTGTTGGATAACTCGCGTTAATTGCTAAGTAGCTCATTAACAAAAAAGCTTAGAGTGGATAACCAACTCTAAGCTTTTTATTTGTGTAAACTTTGTGTAACTTTGGCTAATATTTAAAAAGAGAACTTAACGCCAAAACTCATTAAATCAGCGTCGTCGTATTGCTCGTACATAAATTCAGCAGACATAGCATCTGTCATTTGATAGCCAATACCGCCACCTAAACCAAACTCCCACTCGTCTTCTGTAACACTAGTACCGCCACCTGATGCCGTTAACTCAGCATTAGCGTATGAAGGCGCAGCAAATAAATACACTTGTTGATTCACTGAATATTGCCCTCTAACAGATAAAGCAACAAAACTATCCATTTCTACATCAACGCCGCCAACAGAGTCATCAGAAATACCTGTGCCTACCCGCAATTCAGGTGTAAAATAAAAACCATTTTGTGCGTCAAACTGATACCCTAGAGAGCCGGTTAACCCGCCTAAACTAATATCAGCTCCTTCGTCATTGGATAAGTTAATATAGCTCACGCCACCAACCCAATTAGCAAAAGATGAAAATGAAGCGCCCGCGATGCAAACTGCTAACAATGCTTTTTTAAACATATTATTTCCTTATTCGTGTTTTTAAACAATCATAGAATGACTAACCAGATTAGTGCTTTATATTGCCGCTTAAGTGGTTTAGCCGCGAACCATTATGGTGCAAAATTATGATATTTCCAATACGTTAAACAATTAATTTGAAGCGCTTCAGAAAAATATAAACTTTTTAATGATTTAAGCCCAAATAATATTGTAAAAGTCGTGATTTATAACAAAGGTGCTAGCAACACTTTACTGGCCAAAATGATCAAAAGACTCCCTGATAGTCGATCAATTAATAATGCTTTATCTTGCAAGTAACGAATGACAACCGGTTTAGTTAGCAGTAAGGCAATTAACGAAAACCAGAGTCCATCCATCATCAATGGAATAAATACCAAGATTGCTTGCTCTGTTGTGGTTTGTGATGTTTGAATAAATTGGCTAAATAAAGCGATAAAAAATATTAAGACTTTAGGGTTAAGTAACGAAACTAAAAAGCCTTCTCTAGCTGAGCGACATAAGCTAGATTGCATGCCTGAACTTAATTGCTCAGCCATTCCCCCTTTTGCAGATAATGATTTAACCCCTAAATAAGCTAGGTAAATACCGCCTATATAGGTAATTGATTGAAACAAAATAGGCAATTTTTGCATTAACACTGATAAACCAGTGACCGTGACTAACGCATATAGCGCTATTGCAAGTGCGTGTGCCCAAGCCGAAACCACGCCATGTAAGCGCCCGCCCGTTAACGAATTTTTTGCCACCACCATTAAGCTGGGTCCGGGTGTCATTGCACCTAATAAACAAACGCTCATCAGCGTTAAATAAAATGTTATGCTCATAATCCCCCCGTAAAATTGCATTTTACCCAGACGGAAAACATAAAATGAAATCATACTTAATCATCAAAGATATGATTTAAAGTCATACCTTTTTGATAAAATAGTTAATTCAATTGGCTGATGCGTTTAAATAAACTAAAG is a window encoding:
- a CDS encoding sugar phosphate isomerase/epimerase family protein; this encodes MILSLCTISFRHQLISIDQLAKWAQANHFQGIELWGIHAKNLASQPHYNKNWLAEFDLKATMLSDYLPLQASESELKEQVELFCRLAKHWGSKKVRTFAGKQGSADTTQADFIQLANRLKKVCDWMTPHGLSLIIETHPNTYADTVTSTEQLFEQVARDNLKLNFDVLHVWESKAQIIPAFERLKPVINHFHLKNISSAKLLDVFSPSTVYSASGSRKGIVPLFDGAVNYAEFLDYVNTHPDENVRDMEASLEWFGDQCKTVLNRDRYLIQRLQQTNEHAKRFVG
- a CDS encoding outer membrane beta-barrel protein, with product MFKKALLAVCIAGASFSSFANWVGGVSYINLSNDEGADISLGGLTGSLGYQFDAQNGFYFTPELRVGTGISDDSVGGVDVEMDSFVALSVRGQYSVNQQVYLFAAPSYANAELTASGGGTSVTEDEWEFGLGGGIGYQMTDAMSAEFMYEQYDDADLMSFGVKFSF
- a CDS encoding LysE family translocator, which gives rise to MSITFYLTLMSVCLLGAMTPGPSLMVVAKNSLTGGRLHGVVSAWAHALAIALYALVTVTGLSVLMQKLPILFQSITYIGGIYLAYLGVKSLSAKGGMAEQLSSGMQSSLCRSAREGFLVSLLNPKVLIFFIALFSQFIQTSQTTTEQAILVFIPLMMDGLWFSLIALLLTKPVVIRYLQDKALLIDRLSGSLLIILASKVLLAPLL